atatatatatatatatatatttacacacacacacacacacacaccttcttttCACAAACTCAATTCTAACTATTTCTCTCCTGAGGATAACACAAAGGCTGACAATAAAGATTTAATTCAGCACTGTATATGCATCTTATAGACTGTATATGCAGTCTATATAATGGCCAGATCTTGCTGTGCTTTATGGTGTAAGGTAACTTCTCtactaaaaattttcattaaaaataacagGTGTATGAAATAATGTACATTCACAATGCCTTATATTTTTCTTCGACACATAACATATAGATGCAAATTTACAATGGCATTaagttctctttttcttcttttttattacatatatcacaAGAGTATAAATGTTTATTGCTGCATGGAAGTATCAACGACTTCTGTTGTATAGACCTCCTCCCCGGGACTGATCTGGTGATAGTAATAAATCTGGGCGACACCCTCGTCCATTTTCATTTCCTGCTCTCGATGAAGTTCCTCCTGATACAAAACCtacgaaacagagagaggaaaaaaaaaaattatattccataTATCTCTGTAAATAACATTACTAGATTTAAATAtgaagtggtttttttttctctctctccatatcttaaTGCAGCTATATTACAATAACTTGCAGGTGTATTAACACAGGTACAAGATGTGTAATTATGGCAATATTGCTACATTTCATTGCACGGACAAACAGTAACATATTAAATTTGCTTTCAGTTTCAGTCTACATTCTTGTACAATAAAAATTTCAGTAACTAACCTGCGCGGCTTGTTCAGTCTCAGTAACGGAATATGTAAACTGAGgtcttctctcttttgcttctgtAAAGTCTTGGCTCCTTGGGATGGATTTCTTCTTGGGTATTCCCACGGGGTCCTTTATGCTTGAATGAAAAAGTAAATGCATTACTAAATCGACACAtggatgagtgtgtatatataaggtgtgtgtgtgtgtgtgtgtgtgtgtgtgtgtgtgtgtgtgtgtgtgtgtgtgtgtgtgtgtgtgtgtgtgtgtgtgtgtgtgtgcgtgtgagagtgtgtCAGGGTTTGTGAGTACCTGTGAATATGTGTGAGTACCTGTAGATAGCATGCAAGTGTACATACTCATGTACATTAAATCCCTATCACATACACATCACTTAGCCtcaacaaaatcataaaaatacacccacccacacacaaaaacaaacgtaACGCCACTCGGAAACCCAATCTCACCACGCAAGGAAGGGTTCTATAGATGTCCCCTCTCTCAGGGTACTCTGTAGGTTCGTAAGATGGTCCTTCAACTGGCCCAGGTACTCCTCGTTCGAGATCGTGCTAACCAGGTCGCCGATGTCTCTCACTAGCTTATTGCACTGGATCTGCAAGACGTTTTTGCCGGCTCTCTGAAGTTCTAACCGTGCCTGAGGGAATGAACGAAACTATACGTGAATCACCTTTGGAAACAACAGAGATTGCAAACATGAGCATGcaataatgtgtgtttgtatgatcaTGCAATAATTGATGCCATTGCAAAATAAGACCTGATGTTATAGAAATGTAAAAAATCATGcaactaagaaaataaaattatacagaaaagcaaataatcatgaaaaaggtTGCAAAAAGTGGgaagtatcaataataacaataatattgataatattaataataatgataataataacaataataataatagtaataataataataataacaatactactaataatactaataccaataatgataataataatataaataacaataataaaaatgacaataatattagtaataataataataacaataatgataataataataataataataataataataataataataataataataataataacaataaaaatagcaataatgatgatgatgatgatgatgatgatgaataaaaaaaaaaaaaaaaaaaaaaaaaaaaaaaaatgaataaataataaaaaataataataataataataataataataataataataataataataataataataataataataataataataataataataataataataataataataataataataataaataataataaaaaaaataataataaaataataataataatattggtaacaacaataataataataacaacaacaacaacaataataataatgataatcaccatcatcatcataataccaacaacaacaacaaccataaaaacagaaataacagtACAACTCCTAATAAAGAAAGACCACAGCCAATAGCAACGTAACCAACACAGCACGCCACCGTCGCCCACCTTCTTCATGGCATTCCGAATATCCTGGCTGCTGGGGTTATACCTCCGTCTCTTGGGTGAGGGCGGCTCGCAGTTCCCGAACAGCTCCTCCTGCACGAAGATCGCCAGCGCCTCCCTGACCTGCTTGACCCCCGAGACGCCCTCTTGGGTCAGGCTGTGGATCTTGCGTAGGATTCTGGGGTCGACTGGTTCTTGGAATTTCGAGCTGGTTTTCTgtggggtggagaaggggataTGGATGATCATGATAAACCGTATTTATATAGACAAAGGtataaaaggtgtgaatgagaatggatatctttacaatacaatagATGTGTTTGATTAGCCTCGGTTATAtctccgtcagaaatacatataatcgaaatcggtcaaatacatctcttggattgggaagattttcattctcattcataccttttatacacatggatgatgatggtggtgaacaTAAGGGTGTAGGTGAGGGTGGTGATGAGGGTGgcagtggtggtgatgagggtggcagtggtggtgatgagggtggcagtggtggtgatgataagggtagtggtggtgatgtaaGGTGTGATGATAagggtagtggtggtgatggtaagggtgttggtggtgatgagggtggcagtggtggtgatgagggtggcagtggtggtgatgataaggacagtggtggtgatagtgatgataagggTAGTGgcagtggaggtggtggtgataataaaggtgatgatggtgatgataaagagtgGTGGAGATAATGGTatagatgatgattatagtagtaatatcattactaataaaaataataataatgtgtacatgtttataaaATTGTTCCCAATGAATGCCAAGAACAAAAGTAGAAGTgcaaaataaaagtagaaaaaggaagaacaaaagagtATCACATAAAAGAACTGATAAaacaggagacagagaagaagaaaaaagtacgcATTTTCACTGCTTAATTTGACATTCTAAAATGTGTGATTTTACAATGAAGAAAAGCATTTTCATGACTGAcattaagagaagaaaaagaaaaaagaagaaaaaaatatttataattctatataaatacaggttcactaacacacacacacacacacacacacacacacacacacacacacacacacacacacacacacacacacacacacacacacacacacagaagaaaagacaaaacaaaaaaaaaactaaacaaaatactAACCGCATCTTCGGAAAAATGGCCCTGATGGTCCTCCAGTTTCGGCCGTTTGacataatattcaatataaaagCGCACTTTCTCAGGATGCCGAAGCCAGGCGTTTCTCAACTCGGCTGAGACGGTTGTCTTGCACTTGCTCTCATCCGTGACCTGATGGTGGGATGACATGCGTTAATTTTTACAATtgcgtatatgtttgtatgtgtgtatatatatatatatatatatatatataatattatatatatatatatatatatatattaatatataattatatatgtatattatatgtatatatatgtatatgttatatatatatataattatatatatatatatgatataatatatattatatatatatatatatgtatatattattatatatatatatatattatatatatatatatatatatatatatatgtatatgtatatgtgtatatgtatacatatttatatatgtgtatatgtatttatgtatatatatgtatatgtgtatatgtatgtgtgggtatatgtatatatatatatatatatatattcttcttcttttaacggtaggttcatgtctgagccgccgtggtcacagcatatacttaatgtgttttctgttgtgtgtCTTGATATACTGTATCTTCCTTTCTACGGAGGTGCGtggtacttctttctttcttctcctcctcctcttttttttttttttttttttttttttttttttttaggtaatcattctctctatttatccgggcttgggaccagcactgacttggctggctaggtaggcaatcaaggtgaagttccttgcccaagggaacaacgcggcggtcggtgattcgaacccttgaattcagattgccgtcgtgacagtcttgagtctgacgctctaaccattcggccacagcggccttatatatatatatatatatatatatatatatatatatatatatatatatatattatataatatatatatatatatagatagatagatagatagatagatagatatatgcatatgtatgtatgtatgtatgtatgtatgtatgtatgtatctatatatgtatatgtatctgaatatgtatatcatcatcttcaaggggctaacgccgacgggggtgcaaggccgcatccacccttcgcttccgtcAATGAGGATCCCTTCAGgccagtctccaggcaggcacacggcccatctctaattccccgcgacaggtctcgtcgagctgcccaagccatgatctcctaggtcgtcccataggcctcctccacccagggttgtctggcagagagacaacctgatgggcagggtcgtccactgggaagtgagctaggtggccatatagattcggattatgcaagtaacaggtcccatgccagtctcatggtgtaaccgccagttgaacacatggtcctgccaattgtaccccatgatccggcgaagggacttgttacaaaaggcatcaaggcgagattccaagacactggatagcgtccaggtttcgcttccatagagcaaaactggcagtatcaaggccttgaagacacgcagcttggtccttctgcataggtaccgacatctcccctaacaggcccccaaagtcctggatcttggtcttggtccagaagacctctaggcctaggggcttcgcctcattgctaaatgcatcaagagccgccacaagtgactccaaggactcagataggatggcaacatcatcggcaaagtcaaggtctgagaccttaatattgcccagtgttgctccacactgactttggctagtagctctgcccattatccagtccatacaagtgttgaaaagtgttggtgcaaggacacagccttgcctcacccctgaattaacagggaagaagttcgacatacccccaccacactttacagcactttcagtaccagtataaaggcttgctatcaggccaataatctgtgttggaattccccttagcctcaggatctcccatagcgattcccgatgcaccgagtcaaacgccttcatatacacatgtacatattcttgacaatatgtatatgtgtatatatatatagacatatatatacatatatacatcttttttggTCTTGGTTATATCTGATTGAAGGGAATGCACAAAGTCGAATATGCATAATGACACAATAACATCTAACGAACCTCAAAGTCTGGAAATCTTGCCACTTTAGTAACTGAGAAAGTTGCCGGACACCCAATGTGCTTGGatggagtttttttctttctcttgttatttgCACAGCTGTCCTgtaacataaaataaagaaatagataccaAAAATGCAGTCCTATTGCTACTTTTCTTCAGTATATAAAGATAATCCCTTATTATCACAGTTCCTTGTCAATgtagttaataataaataatcaaagaggctttaactctctgtctctatcaacctctcttttattctcacactTCCTCTTTACCTACATATTTTcaagtctctgtctgtctcccccttttttgctctctctcagtcttttgaACAAAATACCTGAATGAGAGAAATTCacaaaaaggagagacagaagaaatcAGATATTTTCCCTTCTACAGCATGATGGATACTCCttagaaaattataaaagaaatatttcttttttattcacctGTCTCACAGAGTCCTTGTGACAAAAGTCTGACAGAATATTCAAAGAGACAAatagtctaaaaaaaaagaatgacctACATACTGTAGATTACATCTTAATATCTTTTTACTTGAAACAGATAATCCTTTTAGCTCACCTCAGATTCTTCTTTATGCTGCTTCACTCCATATTTATAATTGTGTTTACTAAGGTGACATGTATAGACTCGACTCCCAATCCACATGAGTGGAACGCCTGTGTAAGGAACGACTGCAGAGTCCCCTTTCGATCGCTTCAGTTCAAATAAGACACGTTTCCCCGGCTTTGGCCTGTCATCTGAAATGCACATGGAATTTTGGTCTTTATGTTAATCAAGGTAAATTACTGacattctgtctttctacctaATTAATCATTCAGTCATTATATATCCACAGTATTGAAGCCAAATCTGGATAAACTACACTTATAACACTAACCACAAAATCCTGGAGTTTTGGAGTAGAGATTGTATTTCGACCTTGTCTCTTCTTCGACTCTGTCTTTACATGCAAGGACACTTTCCCATGTGCGGAAGACACTATGCCTCTGGTTCAGTCTCATCTCCTTTTGCCGTTTGGTGCGTTCAATCGCCTGGATCTTGTACTCGGGAAGAACCTCCTTCCCATCAACTACGTCGTAGTTCTTCCTCCAAGGTCTATAGGGGTCTCTTATCCGTGAAGATGCTGATACATACTCCCTTATATCTATATTGccttcaaaattttttctcttatttgcacTTGTTCTATTTATAAAATTCTCAGGTACCACATCCTTCTCCTCaacatcactctctccctcattgtTTATCTGCTCTTCAAGGCAGTCACACTCCCCCTTCAGGTAAACTGTCCTGCTGTTAGTCTGGATAACTCTTGTACATGTGTGAAActtgacctcctcctcctcttcctccttgacCTCTGTCGTCCTGTCTTTCCGAGGACGACCCCTTCCCCTCTTGGGCTTGAGTCTGCCCACTGGTGAAAGGTCACTTTGCTGACCTCCATTTGGCACAGATATCCCTAATGCACTAGCTTCCTTGCtattcttctctatatctatattacttttGGATGGACAAACCACAGAATGGCACATCAGAGTTAATTTACCAGTAACTGGGTTCTTCATGAGTCGCAGCACGCCATTAGACCCTCCATCGTTAGCTATGCCTTGTAGAAGATTGGGTTCCTTACTAAGAGGATTCACCTGTTTTATCTGGTCCCTTACATCTCCATCACCCTGGGAAAGTGCTTCAGTCGGTGTTTCTATACTCGGTGCTATATGCCTGACCAAGCAATCTTCCCCAAGTGATTCGGTGGGTATGGTTTCTATGGAGGCGATGTTCTTCTCAGAATGTAGGAGTATTCGGTATCTCTTGTCCATTTCTTTGGCTTATGGCTGAGAGGGTGTATATATT
The Penaeus monodon isolate SGIC_2016 chromosome 18, NSTDA_Pmon_1, whole genome shotgun sequence genome window above contains:
- the LOC119584551 gene encoding uncharacterized protein LOC119584551 gives rise to the protein MDKRYRILLHSEKNIASIETIPTESLGEDCLVRHIAPSIETPTEALSQGDGDVRDQIKQVNPLSKEPNLLQGIANDGGSNGVLRLMKNPVTGKLTLMCHSVVCPSKSNIDIEKNSKEASALGISVPNGGQQSDLSPVGRLKPKRGRGRPRKDRTTEVKEEEEEEVKFHTCTRVIQTNSRTVYLKGECDCLEEQINNEGESDVEEKDVVPENFINRTSANKRKNFEGNIDIREYVSASSRIRDPYRPWRKNYDVVDGKEVLPEYKIQAIERTKRQKEMRLNQRHSVFRTWESVLACKDRVEEETRSKYNLYSKTPGFCDDRPKPGKRVLFELKRSKGDSAVVPYTGVPLMWIGSRVYTCHLSKHNYKYGVKQHKEESEDSCANNKRKKKTPSKHIGCPATFSVTKVARFPDFEVTDESKCKTTVSAELRNAWLRHPEKVRFYIEYYVKRPKLEDHQGHFSEDAKTSSKFQEPVDPRILRKIHSLTQEGVSGVKQVREALAIFVQEELFGNCEPPSPKRRRYNPSSQDIRNAMKKARLELQRAGKNVLQIQCNKLVRDIGDLVSTISNEEYLGQLKDHLTNLQSTLREGTSIEPFLACIKDPVGIPKKKSIPRSQDFTEAKERRPQFTYSVTETEQAAQVLYQEELHREQEMKMDEGVAQIYYYHQISPGEEVYTTEVVDTSMQQ